From the genome of Aquila chrysaetos chrysaetos chromosome 12, bAquChr1.4, whole genome shotgun sequence, one region includes:
- the FYB2 gene encoding FYN-binding protein 2 isoform X2 has protein sequence MRFFFFFFPPISFPFFFFFFQLSSGLALESRVRLGCESISPTPKGIKDAWGKAFLNAHVQRGERPSEGATDFRALRAKFQNDSNLANKLVQPRKKPPPEIPPKLGSGGNAVSKPLPLSKKEAVILKSKDEPAHPATQPSAHPQGNPSAWPRAQLGYVEPTEHNEEHNGNVLEKGLSSPKNGPGKPLPSYCVDRRGSAQTSPLPNSFHHALQMWENALSRGEKASAMLPTQRAANLYVHPCPEQRVMRAPAALGGSRMRPSGSEPTLDLPAQKKDGLRGSGSALPQAPRGHRSSDEAAAESAAATVFCQPGYRAPEEQPQRQKESEPPFCQPGAGKCSHSPRSKWPRIKPLPSVESLGPAPGKPARPPKFDLSAFRSAVPLVHRGNETTADEEDYLTPESAELEEQHNYEETPMYLNQSGDTTTLSVIEGTLQVPKAKPQEHKKQKTLLIAKSSPGRAIIEDEKEENPSLEGGKQEEKKIFKTGGNEYVSPTSQTEEDGRGGMKVPQAKQDVTSTQTAKHPTPQGLAKDGAELLQYVYVGTPNPGVERTALNQNTRQSPEEIYDDAEEMQDRLHASDASSPFASASISGNSYEETYEDVEIGGDNPGKTETEKQKRFGNLFKIEKLKLKNTRFKENLRLFSISVPNLAAVSQEDMVYDDVEVGQREMREKDDKYKTWMPKFLMAKEDKDKRKSSNDVERNIFKVKKSNPEKSKKMEKEEKFFRETFMYDKEINVINTATAECSVPSKRRVDLPVTAGEQLDVIDVTEGNAVICRNLEGRCKFAESLWHGWSLCNPVFGSKQQYVLCA, from the exons atgagatttttttttttttttttccccccaatttcttttccttttttttttttttttttccagctctcctcAGGCTTGGCTCTGGAAAGCAGGGTCAGGTTAGGCTGTGAGAGCATTAGTCCCACTCCAAAGGGCATTAAGGATGCTTGGGGCAAGGCTTTTCTCAATGCCCATGTGCAGAGGGGGGAACGTCCATCC GAAGGTGCGACTGATTTCAGAGCCCTCCGAGCGAAATTTCAAAATGACTCCAACTTGGCCAACAAGCTGGTGCAGCCGCGCAAGAAGCCTCCCCCTGAAATCCCTCCCAAGCTGGGCTCTGGAGGGAATGCCGTGTCCAAGCCCCTGCCCCTGAGTAAGAAAGAAGCGGTAATACTAAAATCCAAGGATGAACCTGCCCATCCTGCCACCCAACCCTCCGCGCACCCCCAGGGCAACCCCTCCGCGTGGCCTCGAGCCCAGCTGGGTTACGTGGAGCCGACGGAACACAACGAAGAGCACAACGGCAACGTCTTGGAGAAAGGGCTGAGTTCTCCCAAGAACGGTCCAGGGAAGCCTCTGCCATCCTATTGCGTTGACCGGCGAGGATCAGCCCAAACATCTCCGCTCCCAAATTCTTTCCACCACGCCCTACAGATGTGGGAAAACGCTTTATCCCGCGGCGAGAAAGCAAGTGCAATGCTCCCAACCCAACGGGCGGCAAACTTATACGTGCACCCCTGCCCGGAGCAGAGGGTGATGCGTGCTCCCGCTGCGTTGGGCGGCAGCAGGATGCGACCGTCTGGAAGCGAGCCCACGCTGGACTTGCCTGCCCAGAAGAAGGATGGTCTGCGCGGCAGCGGGTCGGCTCTTCCCCAGGCTCCCAGAGGACACAGGAGCTCGGatgaagctgctgctgagagcGCGGCGGCAACTGTTTTCTGCCAGCCGGGTTATCGTGCACCAGAAGAGCAACCTCAGCGCCAGAAAG AATCAGAGCCTCCCTTCTGCCAGCCTGGAGCAGGAAAATGCTCTCACAGCCCCAGGAGCAAGTGGCCAAGAATTAAACCTCTCCCTTCAGTGGAATCTCTGGGTCCTGCCCCTGGGAAACCTGCAAGACCCCCGAAGTTTGATCTCAGTGCTTTCCGAAGTGCCGTGCCTTTGGTCCacagaggaaatgaaacaa cTGCTGACGAAGAGGATTACTTGACCCCCGAAAG TGCTGAACTTGAAGAGCAGCATAATTACGAAGAAACCCCGATGTACCTGAATCAGTCTGGGGACACTACAACCTTGTCTGTCATTGAAGGTACTTTGCAAG TACCTAAGGCAAAGCCTCAAGAACACAAG AAACAGAAGACTCTTCTCATTGCCAAATCCAg tCCTGGAAGAGCTATAATAGAggatgaaaaagaggaaaacccaAGCCTTGAAGGAgggaaacaggaagaaaagaaaattttcaag ACAGGTGGAAATGAATACGTGTCTCCCACTAGTCAGACCGAGGAAGATGGTAGAGGTGGGATGAAGGTCCCGCAAGCGAAGCAGGATGTGACCAGTACCCAGACTGCAAAGCATCCTACCCCACAAGGGCTGGCAAAAGACGGCGCGGAGCTCT TGCAGTATGTGTATGTTGGCACTCCAAATCCAGGGGTAGAAAGAACAGCCTTGAACCAAAACACTCGGCAGTCTCCAGAGGAGATATATGATGACGCTGAGGAAATGCAAGATAGACT CCACGCGTCAGATGCCTCAAGTCCGTTTGCTTCAGCCAGCA TTTCAGGAAACAGCTATGAAGAAACATATGAAGATGTTGAGATTGGGGGTGATAATCCAGGAAAAACGGA aacagaaaaacaaaagagatttgGAAACTTGTTTAAGATAGAAAAGTTGAAGCTGAAGAATACCAGGTTCAAGGAAAACTTAAG ATTGTTTTCCATTTCGGTACCAAATTTAG CAGCTGTTTCCCAGGAGGACATGGTGTACGACGATGTCGAGGTGGGGCAGAGAGAGATGAG AGAGAAGGACGACAAGTACAAAACCTGGATGCCAAAATTTCTGATGGCAAAAGAGGataaggacaaaagaaaaagcagcaatgatGTGGAAAG AAATATCTTCAAAGTCAAGAAAAGTAATCcggaaaaaagcaagaagatggaaaaagaggagaagtttttcagagaaacatttATG tacGATAAGGAGATCAACGTCATCAACACAGCCACTGCCGAGTGCTCGGTCCCCAGTAAGCGGAGAGTTGATCTCCCGGTCACAGCTGGAGAACAGCTGGACGTTATCGATGTCACGGAGGGCAACGCAGTGATTTGCCGCAATTTGGAGGGCAGATGTAAGTTTGCAGAAAGTCTCTGGCACGGGTGGTCACTTTGCAATCCAGTTTTTGGGAGCAAGCAACAGTATGTTCTTTGTGCTTAG
- the FYB2 gene encoding FYN-binding protein 2 isoform X3 produces the protein MRFFFFFFPPISFPFFFFFFQLSSGLALESRVRLGCESISPTPKGIKDAWGKAFLNAHVQRGERPSEGATDFRALRAKFQNDSNLANKLVQPRKKPPPEIPPKLGSGGNAVSKPLPLSKKEAVILKSKDEPAHPATQPSAHPQGNPSAWPRAQLGYVEPTEHNEEHNGNVLEKGLSSPKNGPGKPLPSYCVDRRGSAQTSPLPNSFHHALQMWENALSRGEKASAMLPTQRAANLYVHPCPEQRVMRAPAALGGSRMRPSGSEPTLDLPAQKKDGLRGSGSALPQAPRGHRSSDEAAAESAAATVFCQPGYRAPEEQPQRQKESEPPFCQPGAGKCSHSPRSKWPRIKPLPSVESLGPAPGKPARPPKFDLSAFRSAVPLVHRGNETTADEEDYLTPESAELEEQHNYEETPMYLNQSGDTTTLSVIEVPKAKPQEHKKQKTLLIAKSSPGRAIIEDEKEENPSLEGGKQEEKKIFKTGGNEYVSPTSQTEEDGRGGMKVPQAKQDVTSTQTAKHPTPQGLAKDGAELLQYVYVGTPNPGVERTALNQNTRQSPEEIYDDAEEMQDRLSHASDASSPFASASISGNSYEETYEDVEIGGDNPGKTETEKQKRFGNLFKIEKLKLKNTRFKENLRLFSISVPNLAAVSQEDMVYDDVEVGQREMREKDDKYKTWMPKFLMAKEDKDKRKSSNDVERNIFKVKKSNPEKSKKMEKEEKFFRETFMYDKEINVINTATAECSVPSKRRVDLPVTAGEQLDVIDVTEGNAVICRNLEGRCKFAESLWHGWSLCNPVFGSKQQYVLCA, from the exons atgagatttttttttttttttttccccccaatttcttttccttttttttttttttttttccagctctcctcAGGCTTGGCTCTGGAAAGCAGGGTCAGGTTAGGCTGTGAGAGCATTAGTCCCACTCCAAAGGGCATTAAGGATGCTTGGGGCAAGGCTTTTCTCAATGCCCATGTGCAGAGGGGGGAACGTCCATCC GAAGGTGCGACTGATTTCAGAGCCCTCCGAGCGAAATTTCAAAATGACTCCAACTTGGCCAACAAGCTGGTGCAGCCGCGCAAGAAGCCTCCCCCTGAAATCCCTCCCAAGCTGGGCTCTGGAGGGAATGCCGTGTCCAAGCCCCTGCCCCTGAGTAAGAAAGAAGCGGTAATACTAAAATCCAAGGATGAACCTGCCCATCCTGCCACCCAACCCTCCGCGCACCCCCAGGGCAACCCCTCCGCGTGGCCTCGAGCCCAGCTGGGTTACGTGGAGCCGACGGAACACAACGAAGAGCACAACGGCAACGTCTTGGAGAAAGGGCTGAGTTCTCCCAAGAACGGTCCAGGGAAGCCTCTGCCATCCTATTGCGTTGACCGGCGAGGATCAGCCCAAACATCTCCGCTCCCAAATTCTTTCCACCACGCCCTACAGATGTGGGAAAACGCTTTATCCCGCGGCGAGAAAGCAAGTGCAATGCTCCCAACCCAACGGGCGGCAAACTTATACGTGCACCCCTGCCCGGAGCAGAGGGTGATGCGTGCTCCCGCTGCGTTGGGCGGCAGCAGGATGCGACCGTCTGGAAGCGAGCCCACGCTGGACTTGCCTGCCCAGAAGAAGGATGGTCTGCGCGGCAGCGGGTCGGCTCTTCCCCAGGCTCCCAGAGGACACAGGAGCTCGGatgaagctgctgctgagagcGCGGCGGCAACTGTTTTCTGCCAGCCGGGTTATCGTGCACCAGAAGAGCAACCTCAGCGCCAGAAAG AATCAGAGCCTCCCTTCTGCCAGCCTGGAGCAGGAAAATGCTCTCACAGCCCCAGGAGCAAGTGGCCAAGAATTAAACCTCTCCCTTCAGTGGAATCTCTGGGTCCTGCCCCTGGGAAACCTGCAAGACCCCCGAAGTTTGATCTCAGTGCTTTCCGAAGTGCCGTGCCTTTGGTCCacagaggaaatgaaacaa cTGCTGACGAAGAGGATTACTTGACCCCCGAAAG TGCTGAACTTGAAGAGCAGCATAATTACGAAGAAACCCCGATGTACCTGAATCAGTCTGGGGACACTACAACCTTGTCTGTCATTGAAG TACCTAAGGCAAAGCCTCAAGAACACAAG AAACAGAAGACTCTTCTCATTGCCAAATCCAg tCCTGGAAGAGCTATAATAGAggatgaaaaagaggaaaacccaAGCCTTGAAGGAgggaaacaggaagaaaagaaaattttcaag ACAGGTGGAAATGAATACGTGTCTCCCACTAGTCAGACCGAGGAAGATGGTAGAGGTGGGATGAAGGTCCCGCAAGCGAAGCAGGATGTGACCAGTACCCAGACTGCAAAGCATCCTACCCCACAAGGGCTGGCAAAAGACGGCGCGGAGCTCT TGCAGTATGTGTATGTTGGCACTCCAAATCCAGGGGTAGAAAGAACAGCCTTGAACCAAAACACTCGGCAGTCTCCAGAGGAGATATATGATGACGCTGAGGAAATGCAAGATAGACT CAGCCACGCGTCAGATGCCTCAAGTCCGTTTGCTTCAGCCAGCA TTTCAGGAAACAGCTATGAAGAAACATATGAAGATGTTGAGATTGGGGGTGATAATCCAGGAAAAACGGA aacagaaaaacaaaagagatttgGAAACTTGTTTAAGATAGAAAAGTTGAAGCTGAAGAATACCAGGTTCAAGGAAAACTTAAG ATTGTTTTCCATTTCGGTACCAAATTTAG CAGCTGTTTCCCAGGAGGACATGGTGTACGACGATGTCGAGGTGGGGCAGAGAGAGATGAG AGAGAAGGACGACAAGTACAAAACCTGGATGCCAAAATTTCTGATGGCAAAAGAGGataaggacaaaagaaaaagcagcaatgatGTGGAAAG AAATATCTTCAAAGTCAAGAAAAGTAATCcggaaaaaagcaagaagatggaaaaagaggagaagtttttcagagaaacatttATG tacGATAAGGAGATCAACGTCATCAACACAGCCACTGCCGAGTGCTCGGTCCCCAGTAAGCGGAGAGTTGATCTCCCGGTCACAGCTGGAGAACAGCTGGACGTTATCGATGTCACGGAGGGCAACGCAGTGATTTGCCGCAATTTGGAGGGCAGATGTAAGTTTGCAGAAAGTCTCTGGCACGGGTGGTCACTTTGCAATCCAGTTTTTGGGAGCAAGCAACAGTATGTTCTTTGTGCTTAG
- the FYB2 gene encoding FYN-binding protein 2 isoform X1: MRFFFFFFPPISFPFFFFFFQLSSGLALESRVRLGCESISPTPKGIKDAWGKAFLNAHVQRGERPSEGATDFRALRAKFQNDSNLANKLVQPRKKPPPEIPPKLGSGGNAVSKPLPLSKKEAVILKSKDEPAHPATQPSAHPQGNPSAWPRAQLGYVEPTEHNEEHNGNVLEKGLSSPKNGPGKPLPSYCVDRRGSAQTSPLPNSFHHALQMWENALSRGEKASAMLPTQRAANLYVHPCPEQRVMRAPAALGGSRMRPSGSEPTLDLPAQKKDGLRGSGSALPQAPRGHRSSDEAAAESAAATVFCQPGYRAPEEQPQRQKESEPPFCQPGAGKCSHSPRSKWPRIKPLPSVESLGPAPGKPARPPKFDLSAFRSAVPLVHRGNETTADEEDYLTPESAELEEQHNYEETPMYLNQSGDTTTLSVIEGTLQVPKAKPQEHKKQKTLLIAKSSPGRAIIEDEKEENPSLEGGKQEEKKIFKTGGNEYVSPTSQTEEDGRGGMKVPQAKQDVTSTQTAKHPTPQGLAKDGAELLQYVYVGTPNPGVERTALNQNTRQSPEEIYDDAEEMQDRLSHASDASSPFASASISGNSYEETYEDVEIGGDNPGKTETEKQKRFGNLFKIEKLKLKNTRFKENLRLFSISVPNLAAVSQEDMVYDDVEVGQREMREKDDKYKTWMPKFLMAKEDKDKRKSSNDVERNIFKVKKSNPEKSKKMEKEEKFFRETFMYDKEINVINTATAECSVPSKRRVDLPVTAGEQLDVIDVTEGNAVICRNLEGRCKFAESLWHGWSLCNPVFGSKQQYVLCA; this comes from the exons atgagatttttttttttttttttccccccaatttcttttccttttttttttttttttttccagctctcctcAGGCTTGGCTCTGGAAAGCAGGGTCAGGTTAGGCTGTGAGAGCATTAGTCCCACTCCAAAGGGCATTAAGGATGCTTGGGGCAAGGCTTTTCTCAATGCCCATGTGCAGAGGGGGGAACGTCCATCC GAAGGTGCGACTGATTTCAGAGCCCTCCGAGCGAAATTTCAAAATGACTCCAACTTGGCCAACAAGCTGGTGCAGCCGCGCAAGAAGCCTCCCCCTGAAATCCCTCCCAAGCTGGGCTCTGGAGGGAATGCCGTGTCCAAGCCCCTGCCCCTGAGTAAGAAAGAAGCGGTAATACTAAAATCCAAGGATGAACCTGCCCATCCTGCCACCCAACCCTCCGCGCACCCCCAGGGCAACCCCTCCGCGTGGCCTCGAGCCCAGCTGGGTTACGTGGAGCCGACGGAACACAACGAAGAGCACAACGGCAACGTCTTGGAGAAAGGGCTGAGTTCTCCCAAGAACGGTCCAGGGAAGCCTCTGCCATCCTATTGCGTTGACCGGCGAGGATCAGCCCAAACATCTCCGCTCCCAAATTCTTTCCACCACGCCCTACAGATGTGGGAAAACGCTTTATCCCGCGGCGAGAAAGCAAGTGCAATGCTCCCAACCCAACGGGCGGCAAACTTATACGTGCACCCCTGCCCGGAGCAGAGGGTGATGCGTGCTCCCGCTGCGTTGGGCGGCAGCAGGATGCGACCGTCTGGAAGCGAGCCCACGCTGGACTTGCCTGCCCAGAAGAAGGATGGTCTGCGCGGCAGCGGGTCGGCTCTTCCCCAGGCTCCCAGAGGACACAGGAGCTCGGatgaagctgctgctgagagcGCGGCGGCAACTGTTTTCTGCCAGCCGGGTTATCGTGCACCAGAAGAGCAACCTCAGCGCCAGAAAG AATCAGAGCCTCCCTTCTGCCAGCCTGGAGCAGGAAAATGCTCTCACAGCCCCAGGAGCAAGTGGCCAAGAATTAAACCTCTCCCTTCAGTGGAATCTCTGGGTCCTGCCCCTGGGAAACCTGCAAGACCCCCGAAGTTTGATCTCAGTGCTTTCCGAAGTGCCGTGCCTTTGGTCCacagaggaaatgaaacaa cTGCTGACGAAGAGGATTACTTGACCCCCGAAAG TGCTGAACTTGAAGAGCAGCATAATTACGAAGAAACCCCGATGTACCTGAATCAGTCTGGGGACACTACAACCTTGTCTGTCATTGAAGGTACTTTGCAAG TACCTAAGGCAAAGCCTCAAGAACACAAG AAACAGAAGACTCTTCTCATTGCCAAATCCAg tCCTGGAAGAGCTATAATAGAggatgaaaaagaggaaaacccaAGCCTTGAAGGAgggaaacaggaagaaaagaaaattttcaag ACAGGTGGAAATGAATACGTGTCTCCCACTAGTCAGACCGAGGAAGATGGTAGAGGTGGGATGAAGGTCCCGCAAGCGAAGCAGGATGTGACCAGTACCCAGACTGCAAAGCATCCTACCCCACAAGGGCTGGCAAAAGACGGCGCGGAGCTCT TGCAGTATGTGTATGTTGGCACTCCAAATCCAGGGGTAGAAAGAACAGCCTTGAACCAAAACACTCGGCAGTCTCCAGAGGAGATATATGATGACGCTGAGGAAATGCAAGATAGACT CAGCCACGCGTCAGATGCCTCAAGTCCGTTTGCTTCAGCCAGCA TTTCAGGAAACAGCTATGAAGAAACATATGAAGATGTTGAGATTGGGGGTGATAATCCAGGAAAAACGGA aacagaaaaacaaaagagatttgGAAACTTGTTTAAGATAGAAAAGTTGAAGCTGAAGAATACCAGGTTCAAGGAAAACTTAAG ATTGTTTTCCATTTCGGTACCAAATTTAG CAGCTGTTTCCCAGGAGGACATGGTGTACGACGATGTCGAGGTGGGGCAGAGAGAGATGAG AGAGAAGGACGACAAGTACAAAACCTGGATGCCAAAATTTCTGATGGCAAAAGAGGataaggacaaaagaaaaagcagcaatgatGTGGAAAG AAATATCTTCAAAGTCAAGAAAAGTAATCcggaaaaaagcaagaagatggaaaaagaggagaagtttttcagagaaacatttATG tacGATAAGGAGATCAACGTCATCAACACAGCCACTGCCGAGTGCTCGGTCCCCAGTAAGCGGAGAGTTGATCTCCCGGTCACAGCTGGAGAACAGCTGGACGTTATCGATGTCACGGAGGGCAACGCAGTGATTTGCCGCAATTTGGAGGGCAGATGTAAGTTTGCAGAAAGTCTCTGGCACGGGTGGTCACTTTGCAATCCAGTTTTTGGGAGCAAGCAACAGTATGTTCTTTGTGCTTAG